A part of Rhipicephalus microplus isolate Deutch F79 chromosome 8, USDA_Rmic, whole genome shotgun sequence genomic DNA contains:
- the LOC142768525 gene encoding uncharacterized protein LOC142768525, with protein MASASMRLATSVLLVSLLAEVTTSQYSNCKPAKSLMNVDWRKLEKKFWIQALVDKPHKITQCIARRYRAKQGQLDSRTIGGTELEVWNTSKTFRHGVHNRDTIRFPKSRRPHFFQILDTDYKTYLVENNCNKYRGNVVSLMYHKPVKHIPEQVMKKTSAALLKSGLGRILKLSTTDCMLSGKGISKHIGPWFNISVSVD; from the exons ATGGCGTCAGCCTCGATGCGCTTAGCAACATCAGTACTTCTAGTGTCTCTGCTGGCTGAAGTAACTACATCACAATATTCCAATTGCAAGCCAGCAAAAAGCTTGATGAATGTCGACTGGAGAAAG CTTGAGAAAAAATTCTGGATTCAGGCTCTGGTCGACAAACCGCACAAAATCACTCAGTGCATTGCAAGGCGTTACCGGGCAAAACAAGGACAACTTGACTCCAGAACCATAGGAGG AACTGAACTGGAAGTGTGGAACACCTCGAAAACTTTCCGCCATGGAGTGCACAACAGAGACACAATTCGATTTCCCAAAT CTCGTCGTCCTCACTTCTTTCAAATACTGGACACGGACTACAAAACATACCTGGTGGAAAACAACTGCAATAAAT ACCGCGGTAACGTCGTTTCGCTCATGTACCACAAGCCAGTTAAACACATTCCGGAGCAGGTGATGAAGAAGACGTCCGCGGCATTACTCAAATCGGGATTAGGTCGAATCCTCAAGTTGTCTACCACGGATTGCATGTTGAGCGGGAAAGGCATAAGCAAACATATTGGGCCGTGGTTTAACATCAGCGTTTCTGTTGATTAA